The window CGGAAGCGGATATTCTTCGACACCTTGCGGCCCATCGTCCGCGCCGAGAACGCGCGCATCGCGAAGCTGCGCGGGCGGTTGCTGGCAGCCAGCCAGGCGGGCACATCCGGCGGCTGGGTGGAGGAGGCGGCGGCGCGCTACGGCGTGGACTGGACGGGCCGGGAGTGGGGCGAACTGCTCGCCCGCGTCGACACGGTGCCGATCACCCTGGTGCTGGCTCAGGCGGCGAAGGAGTCGGGCTGGGGCCAATCCCGCTTCGCGCGGTCGGGCAATAACATGTTCGGCCAGTGGTGTTTCCGGGAGGGCTGCGGGATGGTCCCATTGCGCCGCGCCTCGGGCAAGGCCCATGAGGTCGCGACCTTCAGCAGCGTCAACCGCTCGGTCCGGGCCTATCTGCACAACATCAACACCCAGCCCGCCTATGGCGGTCTGCGCGCGGAGCGGGCGCGCCTCCGCGCGGAGCTGGAGGAGCCCACGGGGCTGGCCCTCGCCGGCGGACTGGCGCGCTATTCGGAACGCGGCCTGGCCTATGTGCGGGAGGTCCGCGACATGATCCGGATGAACCGGCGGCTGATGCTGGCGGCCGCGCCGGCGCACTGATTTCCGGGACGGTGCGCGGGGATGTGAACCAGCCATGCGTCCGCGCGCTGGGACGCGTGCCACACTAAGGATAGACTGCCCGGCAGTTGTGCAACCGAAACCGGGGGCGTGGGAATGGGTTCCGATCTGGCGCATGTGGAGGCGCGGTACGACCCGGCGACCGACGTGGTCATGTTCCGCCTCTGGGGACAGACTTCCGCCGCCGCCATCTTCGAAGCGC is drawn from Minwuia thermotolerans and contains these coding sequences:
- a CDS encoding glucosaminidase domain-containing protein; its protein translation is MRNSTCLIALGLFVAVMSLWSAQRHYAALDEGHGAPVIVAADILYPPDIDAVTRKRIFFDTLRPIVRAENARIAKLRGRLLAASQAGTSGGWVEEAAARYGVDWTGREWGELLARVDTVPITLVLAQAAKESGWGQSRFARSGNNMFGQWCFREGCGMVPLRRASGKAHEVATFSSVNRSVRAYLHNINTQPAYGGLRAERARLRAELEEPTGLALAGGLARYSERGLAYVREVRDMIRMNRRLMLAAAPAH